In the Sediminibacter sp. Hel_I_10 genome, one interval contains:
- a CDS encoding glycosyl hydrolase 115 family protein, translated as MKFSNRIAPLVIIWVLLMMVSNSMYAIDPEKYVTSKASKENFPLATNGTVAPILMSDDDFAGVKRVAGHLQTDFFNVTDIRPDLLMTNSISADYIIIIGTLGKSSIINQLVKKGKIDAKQLQGKWEKFTTQIVDNPMPGVKKALVIVGSDKRGTIYGIYDLSTQIGVSAWHFWADVPAKKQSELHVLPGIHTQGEPKVKYRGLFINDEAPALSGWAKENYGNFNAEFYDKVFELILRMKGNYMWPAMWNNAFNDDDPLNRPLADEYGIVMGTSHHEPMDRSQQEWKRFGKGEWNYNTNAEGLNDFWKKGIENMGTAESLVTIGMRGDGDEAMTEGTAIDLLEGIVEDQRKIIEDVTGKPAEETPQIWALYKEVQDYYDEGMQVPDDVTLLLCDDNWGNLRKLPSLDAKPRKGGYGIYYHFDYVGGPRNYKWMNTNQIERVWEQMHLAYEHNVNQVWIVNVGDIKPMEFPLEFWFDYAWNPEAYTADNLDNYYSYWAKDVFDGIETEAIANIMRRSTKFNARRKHELIDPSTYSLTHYNEANRVVEDYNALAKQAQSIYDKLPENYKDAYYQLVLYPVLASANLNELYVSAAKNNLYAKQGRASANAYADKVVELFKKDRELTDYYQKEMANGKWDHMMSQTHIGYEIWQEPRFNKMPETFKIDAADDAEMGISIENSEEWWSGENNSAVLPVFDVLNKQSYAIEIFNRGKKAFNYSIKANEDWIKISKAEGSVETEEMVEISIDWDKAPKGSNSASIFVSGAGKEIPVHIKVNNFNTKNTEGFIENNGYIAINAKDFSNTYEPKYFEWKVVDNLGKTGASVISLPIDKGRVELSKKSPRLSYDVNFQTKGTIKVHMYFSPTINYANREGMYYGLSWDKQSPTLVNYAADPYITNYNGKVPKNWHNNVADNIKVITSELTIEEAGNHTLNYYRVDEGLVLQRIIIETEASTLKDTYLGPPESLNVNR; from the coding sequence ATGAAATTTTCAAATAGAATAGCACCTCTCGTCATCATATGGGTTTTACTCATGATGGTAAGCAATAGTATGTATGCCATTGACCCTGAAAAATATGTAACATCGAAAGCTTCTAAAGAAAATTTTCCATTGGCAACTAACGGAACCGTCGCTCCTATTTTAATGAGTGACGATGATTTTGCTGGCGTAAAACGTGTGGCAGGGCATCTTCAAACAGACTTTTTTAATGTTACTGATATTCGTCCAGATTTGTTGATGACTAATTCAATTTCTGCAGATTACATCATCATCATTGGAACCCTAGGAAAAAGTTCAATTATCAATCAGTTGGTTAAAAAAGGTAAAATCGATGCCAAGCAACTGCAAGGCAAATGGGAAAAATTTACCACGCAAATTGTAGACAATCCCATGCCAGGCGTTAAAAAAGCCTTGGTAATTGTTGGTTCCGATAAGCGAGGCACCATCTACGGCATCTATGACCTATCAACTCAAATAGGAGTTTCTGCCTGGCATTTTTGGGCGGATGTTCCTGCTAAAAAACAATCGGAATTACATGTTCTTCCGGGCATTCACACCCAAGGAGAACCCAAAGTAAAATATCGAGGTCTTTTTATCAACGATGAAGCTCCTGCCCTTTCAGGTTGGGCCAAAGAAAATTATGGCAACTTCAATGCGGAATTTTACGATAAAGTCTTTGAACTTATCTTAAGAATGAAAGGTAATTACATGTGGCCCGCCATGTGGAATAACGCTTTTAATGATGACGACCCACTCAACAGACCTTTGGCAGATGAATATGGTATCGTTATGGGTACTTCACATCACGAACCGATGGACAGGTCTCAACAAGAATGGAAACGTTTTGGCAAAGGTGAGTGGAATTACAATACCAACGCTGAAGGATTGAACGATTTCTGGAAAAAAGGCATCGAAAATATGGGTACTGCGGAATCTCTTGTGACCATTGGGATGCGTGGCGACGGAGATGAAGCCATGACCGAAGGAACAGCCATCGATTTATTGGAAGGTATTGTAGAAGACCAACGTAAGATTATTGAAGACGTGACTGGGAAACCAGCAGAGGAAACGCCTCAAATTTGGGCCTTGTATAAAGAGGTTCAAGATTATTACGATGAAGGCATGCAAGTTCCAGACGATGTCACACTGCTTTTATGTGATGACAATTGGGGAAATTTAAGAAAACTACCGAGCCTAGATGCAAAACCTCGAAAAGGTGGTTATGGCATCTATTACCATTTTGATTATGTTGGTGGACCTCGGAATTACAAATGGATGAACACCAATCAGATTGAACGGGTTTGGGAACAAATGCATTTGGCGTATGAACATAATGTCAATCAAGTATGGATTGTCAACGTGGGCGATATAAAACCGATGGAATTCCCTTTGGAGTTTTGGTTTGATTATGCATGGAATCCCGAAGCCTACACTGCCGATAATCTTGATAATTATTATAGCTATTGGGCAAAGGATGTTTTTGATGGGATAGAAACGGAAGCTATTGCAAACATCATGAGGCGTTCAACCAAATTCAATGCGAGAAGAAAACATGAATTAATTGACCCCTCTACCTATAGTTTAACGCATTACAATGAAGCAAACAGAGTTGTTGAAGATTATAACGCTCTTGCAAAGCAGGCACAATCCATCTACGATAAACTCCCAGAAAACTATAAAGATGCTTATTATCAACTAGTGCTTTATCCTGTATTGGCAAGCGCTAATCTTAATGAATTGTATGTGAGTGCTGCAAAGAACAATCTCTATGCAAAACAAGGCAGGGCTTCGGCAAACGCTTATGCCGATAAAGTTGTGGAATTATTCAAAAAAGATAGAGAGCTGACTGATTATTATCAAAAGGAAATGGCCAACGGCAAATGGGACCATATGATGTCTCAAACCCATATTGGTTATGAAATTTGGCAAGAACCTAGATTTAATAAAATGCCGGAAACCTTTAAAATCGATGCAGCAGATGACGCCGAAATGGGCATTTCAATTGAAAATTCCGAAGAGTGGTGGTCTGGAGAAAATAATTCCGCCGTCCTTCCTGTTTTTGATGTCTTAAACAAGCAATCGTATGCGATTGAAATCTTCAACAGAGGGAAGAAAGCTTTCAATTATTCCATCAAAGCTAATGAGGATTGGATAAAAATATCTAAAGCTGAAGGCTCTGTGGAAACTGAAGAAATGGTTGAAATCAGTATCGATTGGGACAAAGCGCCGAAAGGTTCTAATTCTGCCTCTATCTTCGTTTCTGGAGCTGGGAAAGAGATTCCGGTTCATATCAAAGTAAATAATTTCAATACCAAAAACACGGAAGGTTTTATCGAAAATAATGGCTATATCGCCATCAACGCCAAAGATTTTTCCAATACATACGAACCAAAATATTTTGAATGGAAAGTCGTTGATAATTTGGGTAAAACTGGGGCTTCCGTAATTTCTTTACCGATTGACAAAGGACGAGTTGAGCTCTCAAAGAAATCTCCAAGACTGTCGTATGACGTCAACTTTCAGACGAAAGGAACAATAAAAGTGCATATGTACTTTTCGCCAACCATTAACTACGCCAATAGAGAGGGTATGTATTATGGATTGTCTTGGGACAAGCAGTCTCCTACTCTAGTTAATTATGCAGCTGACCCTTACATAACTAATTATAATGGGAAGGTTCCAAAAAATTGGCACAACAATGTTGCCGACAATATCAAAGTCATTACTAGTGAACTTACTATTGAAGAAGCAGGAAACCATACTTTAAATTATTATCGTGTAGATGAAGGTTTGGTGCTTCAAAGAATCATCATCGAAACAGAGGCAAGCACTCTAAAAGACACCTATTTAGGCCCACCAGAAAGCTTGAATGTAAACAGATAA
- a CDS encoding endo-1,4-beta-xylanase yields MKLSKHILLAVAALAIIVSCKTKDEKIETPAKPNTLRNVYEDAFYIGTAINTFQIEETDSVMAKIVGNEFNSITAENIMKSMMIHPERDSFNYELADKFVALGEKYDMFIHGHTLIWHSQLSPWFQTIEDSLEFANATERHVKDIVTHYKGRINSWDVVNEALNEDGTLRKSVFLDKMGEDYLANAFKWAAEIDPKADLYYNDYNMTNADKRKGAIRLVQNILDKGIKVDGIGMQGHWHLDSPSIEDIEQSILDYASLGVKVAITELDVSVLPNPWDLQGAEISQNFENKEGMNPYKEKLPDSIQVKLANRYKDIFSLFLKHKDKISRVTFWGVSDGQSWLNGFPVRGRTNYPLLFDRELKPKAAYDSIIALKQRFDKQQPVK; encoded by the coding sequence ATGAAACTATCCAAACACATTTTGCTAGCCGTCGCTGCACTCGCAATTATTGTAAGCTGTAAGACAAAAGACGAGAAAATTGAAACCCCCGCTAAACCAAACACATTGAGAAATGTCTATGAAGATGCTTTTTATATAGGGACGGCTATCAATACGTTTCAAATTGAAGAAACAGATTCAGTTATGGCAAAAATCGTCGGTAATGAATTCAACAGTATCACTGCGGAAAACATTATGAAATCAATGATGATTCACCCAGAAAGAGACAGCTTCAATTATGAGCTCGCTGATAAGTTTGTGGCTCTTGGCGAAAAGTATGATATGTTTATTCATGGTCACACATTGATTTGGCATAGCCAATTATCACCTTGGTTTCAGACCATTGAAGATAGTTTAGAGTTTGCTAACGCTACAGAACGTCATGTAAAAGATATCGTAACACACTATAAAGGCAGAATCAATTCTTGGGATGTCGTTAACGAAGCATTGAATGAAGATGGTACCTTAAGAAAATCCGTTTTCTTAGATAAAATGGGAGAAGACTATTTAGCGAATGCTTTTAAATGGGCTGCAGAAATTGACCCAAAAGCTGATTTATACTACAACGATTACAACATGACCAATGCCGATAAAAGAAAAGGAGCGATCAGATTGGTACAAAATATTCTAGATAAGGGAATAAAGGTTGACGGTATTGGAATGCAGGGACATTGGCATTTAGATTCTCCTTCAATAGAAGACATTGAGCAAAGCATTTTGGATTATGCGTCGCTTGGTGTCAAGGTGGCTATTACAGAATTAGATGTTAGTGTGTTGCCAAACCCTTGGGATTTACAAGGTGCTGAAATCAGTCAAAATTTTGAAAACAAAGAAGGGATGAATCCGTATAAAGAAAAATTACCGGATTCTATTCAAGTGAAATTGGCCAACCGCTATAAAGATATTTTCAGTCTGTTTTTAAAACACAAAGACAAAATAAGCAGAGTAACATTTTGGGGCGTTAGTGATGGACAGTCATGGCTTAATGGATTTCCTGTGAGAGGAAGAACTAATTATCCTTTACTTTTTGACAGAGAATTAAAACCCAAAGCCGCATACGATAGTATCATAGCGTTAAAACAACGATTTGACAAACAACAACCAGTTAAATAA
- a CDS encoding MFS transporter, translated as MSSISHKLSIKEKIGYSLGDLAANLVFQTLVTYLAYFYTDIYGLSPKHASAIMLTVGLIAAFGFNPIIGALADRTKSRWGKFRPWILWTAVPLGVIALLAFTTPDFSYKGKVIYAVVTYTLLLLLYAANNLPYSALSGVITGDMSERNSLSSYRFVAVMFAQFFVQVFMLGIIKSAGDGDKALGIEKVMTVLAIAGTIMLLITFFTTKERVIPKPEQKSSLKEDLGDLVKNRPWIIMLTLTMLIFITLAMKGGSYVYYFENYVDKENLAALIQPVLDFLSTIGLNHFGDDPISAGFGLFNAGGIIFMIVGITFSKRLADKYGKRDVFALFLFISTLFILAFYFFPPTSVMLMFISQILHGFFYGITIPILWAMIADVADFSEWKNNRRATAIIFSAMMVGLKAGLSIGGALTSYFLGVFDYIPNSTTQPDSAVNGIKLLVSIFPGIPFLIGACLLFFYEINKKIETTIEEDLKIRRL; from the coding sequence ATGAGTTCAATTTCACATAAATTATCCATAAAGGAAAAAATTGGATATAGCTTGGGTGACCTTGCCGCCAATCTGGTTTTTCAAACACTGGTTACCTATCTGGCCTACTTTTATACAGACATTTATGGCCTTTCCCCAAAACATGCTTCTGCAATCATGCTCACGGTAGGGCTAATTGCTGCTTTTGGGTTTAATCCAATTATCGGTGCATTGGCAGACAGAACAAAATCCAGATGGGGAAAATTTAGACCTTGGATTTTATGGACTGCAGTACCTTTGGGAGTCATCGCATTATTAGCCTTTACTACTCCAGATTTTTCATATAAAGGCAAAGTCATTTACGCTGTAGTGACATACACTTTGCTTCTTTTATTATATGCTGCTAATAATTTGCCTTACTCCGCATTAAGTGGCGTCATTACAGGTGATATGAGCGAAAGAAATAGCTTGTCTTCTTACCGTTTTGTAGCGGTTATGTTCGCACAATTTTTCGTTCAAGTTTTTATGCTAGGGATTATCAAAAGTGCTGGTGATGGCGATAAAGCTCTTGGTATTGAAAAAGTTATGACGGTTTTGGCAATAGCAGGTACGATTATGTTATTGATTACTTTTTTCACAACTAAAGAACGTGTCATCCCTAAACCAGAACAAAAATCAAGTCTTAAGGAAGATTTAGGCGACTTGGTCAAAAACAGACCATGGATCATCATGCTAACACTTACGATGTTGATATTTATTACCCTAGCAATGAAAGGTGGATCTTACGTCTATTACTTTGAAAACTATGTTGACAAAGAAAATCTCGCAGCACTGATTCAACCTGTATTAGACTTTTTATCAACTATTGGGTTAAATCATTTTGGAGATGATCCTATATCCGCTGGATTTGGACTGTTCAATGCGGGTGGTATTATTTTTATGATTGTTGGGATTACTTTTTCTAAAAGGTTAGCAGACAAATATGGAAAACGAGATGTATTTGCTTTGTTTTTATTTATTTCAACACTGTTCATTTTAGCATTTTATTTCTTCCCACCTACATCGGTCATGCTGATGTTTATTTCACAAATTTTACATGGTTTTTTCTACGGAATCACCATCCCTATTCTATGGGCGATGATTGCGGATGTAGCAGACTTTTCTGAATGGAAAAATAATCGCCGTGCTACAGCTATCATATTTTCTGCTATGATGGTAGGACTAAAAGCTGGTTTAAGTATCGGTGGAGCACTGACCTCCTATTTTTTAGGGGTCTTTGATTACATTCCTAATTCTACTACGCAACCTGATTCGGCTGTTAACGGTATTAAACTGTTAGTCAGCATATTTCCTGGAATCCCTTTTTTAATTGGAGCTTGCTTATTGTTTTTCTATGAAATCAATAAAAAAATAGAAACTACAATTGAAGAAGATTTAAAAATTAGAAGATTATAA
- a CDS encoding glycoside hydrolase family 43 protein: MPEKNIDNIDFEVLNKKAISQPLVSHIYTADPSAHFFNGKIYIYPSHDIDAGEAFDDLGSHFAMEDYHVLSMDSIDSEAVDNGIALHVDDVPWASRQMWAPDAAHKDGKYYLFFPAKGYDEIFRIGVAVSDSPVGPFTPQPEAIKGSFSIDPAVFQDEDGSYYMYFGGLWGGQLQRWREGTYNAEHLESPTAHLPKNHELALMPKVAKMSDDLLEFAETPKDVVILDEQGNPLLAGDNEKRFFEAAWLHKYKGQYYFSYSTGDTHFICYAIGDNPYGPFTYKGRILEPVVGWTSHHSICQVEEKWFLFYHDSSLSKGITHLRSVKVSEIIHDENGLITTLKPYQK; the protein is encoded by the coding sequence ATGCCTGAAAAAAATATAGATAATATTGATTTCGAAGTTTTAAACAAAAAAGCGATTTCACAGCCTTTGGTATCTCATATTTATACCGCTGACCCCTCTGCTCATTTTTTCAATGGAAAGATCTACATATATCCTTCCCATGACATCGATGCGGGAGAAGCCTTTGACGATTTAGGTAGCCATTTCGCCATGGAAGATTACCACGTTCTATCTATGGACAGCATAGATAGTGAAGCTGTAGACAATGGCATAGCCTTACATGTCGATGATGTGCCTTGGGCTTCAAGGCAAATGTGGGCTCCAGATGCGGCCCATAAAGACGGAAAATATTATTTGTTCTTTCCTGCAAAAGGATATGACGAAATCTTTAGAATAGGCGTTGCTGTGAGTGATTCTCCAGTAGGACCTTTTACGCCTCAACCAGAGGCTATTAAAGGAAGTTTCTCCATTGACCCTGCTGTCTTTCAAGATGAGGACGGTAGCTATTATATGTATTTTGGCGGACTTTGGGGCGGCCAATTACAACGTTGGAGAGAAGGTACTTACAACGCTGAGCATCTTGAAAGCCCAACAGCCCATCTTCCAAAAAATCATGAATTGGCATTAATGCCTAAGGTAGCTAAAATGAGTGATGACTTGTTGGAATTTGCAGAAACGCCGAAAGATGTTGTTATTTTAGACGAACAAGGGAATCCTTTATTAGCAGGTGATAATGAAAAGCGTTTTTTCGAAGCCGCATGGTTACATAAGTACAAAGGACAATATTATTTCTCTTATTCAACAGGAGACACTCACTTTATCTGTTATGCCATTGGTGATAATCCTTACGGACCCTTTACTTATAAAGGGCGAATTCTGGAACCAGTTGTAGGTTGGACCTCGCATCATTCGATTTGCCAAGTTGAAGAAAAATGGTTTTTGTTCTATCATGATTCGAGTTTATCAAAAGGAATCACGCATTTGCGGTCTGTTAAAGTAAGTGAGATCATTCATGACGAAAACGGATTAATTACAACTCTAAAACCTTATCAAAAATAA